In Methanobacterium sp., the genomic stretch TTAATTATCTGGCCTTTGTAGGGGTGAACTTTTTCAATATCTTCTTCGTTAACGCCATGTAAAACAATATTATCGATTTTTTCAGCATGATAAACCTTTATCTTCTCTCCCCTGATTTCCAGATATCCAATATCAGATGGTTGACCTCCGCCTTCTGGATAGAAGAATGTCTGGTCTAATATCACATTATTTTCATACGTTCCAAGTACATGAGCTTCAAATTCTGTTTCAAAGGGATTTTCATAGAATAATAGATCCGTAGCAGGAAAATTAAGTTCAATTTCAGCTTTTTCTTCCTGAACTTCTTCTTCATGCTCATTAGCAACTAAAGTATAGAAATTATCAGGGACATTTACTTTAAAGTCCATTTTTTCTGCAATTTCCTTCGCAGTTTCTGGGGGTATTCCATGAGATTCATAAAGCTCTTTAAGAGTTTCAAATGGCATTTCATCCTTATTTTTCTTTCTGAGTTTTTTCACGCTTCTTTTAACAAGTTCTCTGCCTTTTGAAACTGTTTTAAGGTATCTTTTATCTTCAAGATTGATAACATTAAGTATATGTTCCTGATGCTGTCTGATTTCAG encodes the following:
- a CDS encoding alanine--tRNA ligase-related protein; protein product: MRRTIRFIKDLGLNESLADIMKIQLDFLSKTYPEIRQHQEHILNVINLEDKRYLKTVSKGRELVKRSVKKLRKKNKDEMPFETLKELYESHGIPPETAKEIAEKMDFKVNVPDNFYTLVANEHEEEVQEEKAEIELNFPATDLLFYENPFETEFEAHVLGTYENNVILDQTFFYPEGGGQPSDIGYLEIRGEKIKVYHAEKIDNIVLHGVNEEDIEKVHPYKGQII